In Sporichthya polymorpha DSM 43042, a genomic segment contains:
- the prcA gene encoding proteasome subunit alpha — protein MTTPFYISPEQIMKDKADYARKGIARGRSAVVLQYDAGILLVAENWSPALHKISEIYDQIAFAAVGRYNEFENLRIMGVRIADLRGYSYDRRDVTARGLANAYAQTLGTIFSSAGEKPFEVELVVAEVGDSAADDQIYRLTYDGSVADEHGWMVMGGQTEPIAAYLEQNYAEGLGVDDAIALAVRALGEGNPGSDGPRRIEANQLEVAVLDRGRPTRKFKRLTRARLESVLGTDAAAAAPAAAPAAAPTGPAGGGAPAAGDGGERPATGPQPPKPGETSTGDGDGGPAL, from the coding sequence GTGACCACGCCGTTCTACATCTCGCCCGAACAGATCATGAAGGACAAGGCGGACTATGCCCGCAAGGGCATCGCCCGCGGGCGGTCCGCCGTGGTCCTGCAGTACGACGCCGGCATCCTGCTCGTCGCCGAGAACTGGTCGCCGGCGCTGCACAAGATCAGCGAGATCTACGACCAGATCGCGTTCGCCGCGGTCGGCCGGTACAACGAGTTCGAGAACCTGCGGATCATGGGTGTCCGCATCGCGGACCTGCGCGGGTACTCCTACGACCGCCGCGACGTGACCGCCCGCGGCCTGGCGAACGCCTACGCGCAGACGCTCGGCACGATCTTCTCCTCGGCCGGCGAGAAGCCGTTCGAGGTCGAACTCGTGGTGGCCGAGGTCGGCGACAGCGCCGCGGACGACCAGATCTACCGGCTGACCTACGACGGCTCCGTCGCCGACGAGCACGGCTGGATGGTCATGGGTGGGCAGACCGAGCCGATCGCGGCCTACCTGGAGCAGAACTACGCCGAGGGGCTGGGCGTCGACGACGCCATTGCGCTCGCGGTCCGCGCCCTGGGCGAGGGCAACCCCGGCTCCGACGGCCCGCGCCGGATCGAGGCGAACCAGCTCGAGGTCGCCGTGCTCGACCGCGGCCGTCCGACGCGCAAGTTCAAGCGCCTGACCCGCGCGCGCCTGGAGTCGGTCCTCGGGACCGACGCCGCGGCGGCGGCTCCGGCGGCTGCTCCGGCGGCTGCTCCGACGGGTCCGGCCGGGGGCGGGGCTCCGGCGGCGGGCGACGGCGGCGAGCGGCCCGCGACCGGGCCGCAACCGCCCAAGCCGGGCGAAACGTCCACCGGGGACGGCGACGGCGGTCCGGCGCTCTGA
- the prcB gene encoding proteasome subunit beta — protein sequence MTSIPNGNSPLPAAFRAVGSSSFTDFLAGYAPDLLPHRRAIPAGATVDAPHGTTIVAATFPGGVVMAGDRRATMGNIIAQRDIEKVFPADEYSCVSIAGTAGIGLEMTRLFQVELEHYEKIEGTTLSLDGKANRLSQMIRQNLGLAMQGLAVVPMFCGYDHEVGEGRIFSYDVTGGRYEETNYHSVGSGSLFARGALKKLHRAGMTPDQVVTVLVQALYDAADDDSATGGPDLTRSIWPVVYVITEDGARRLPDDEMGPIVRAVVEGRLIDPDGPNASPPTGP from the coding sequence GTGACTTCGATCCCGAACGGCAACAGCCCCCTGCCCGCCGCGTTCCGCGCCGTCGGCAGCTCCTCGTTCACCGACTTCCTCGCCGGGTACGCGCCGGACCTGCTCCCGCACCGCCGGGCGATCCCGGCCGGTGCCACGGTCGACGCCCCGCACGGCACGACGATCGTCGCGGCGACGTTCCCCGGCGGCGTCGTCATGGCCGGTGACCGGCGCGCGACGATGGGCAACATCATCGCCCAGCGCGACATCGAGAAGGTCTTCCCGGCCGACGAGTACAGCTGCGTGAGCATCGCCGGCACCGCCGGCATCGGGCTCGAGATGACGCGGCTGTTCCAGGTCGAGCTCGAGCACTACGAGAAGATCGAGGGCACGACCCTCAGCCTCGACGGCAAGGCGAACCGGCTCTCGCAGATGATCCGGCAGAACCTGGGTCTGGCGATGCAGGGCCTCGCGGTCGTCCCGATGTTCTGCGGCTACGACCACGAGGTCGGCGAGGGTCGGATCTTCAGCTACGACGTCACCGGCGGCCGGTACGAGGAGACCAACTACCACTCGGTCGGCTCGGGGTCGTTGTTCGCCCGCGGTGCGTTGAAGAAGCTGCACCGTGCGGGCATGACCCCCGACCAGGTCGTCACCGTCCTCGTGCAGGCCCTCTACGACGCCGCCGACGACGACTCGGCGACCGGCGGCCCCGACCTGACCCGGTCGATCTGGCCGGTCGTGTACGTGATCACCGAGGACGGCGCCCGGCGCCTGCCCGACGACGAGATGGGCCCGATCGTCCGGGCCGTGGTCGAGGGGCGGCTGATCGACCCGGACGGGCCGAACGCCAGCCCGCCCACCGGCCCGTAG
- a CDS encoding ubiquitin-like protein Pup, which translates to MATKDTGGGQAQARKSEQTEEVTETTETSDLQERHEKLTDDVESMLDEIDEVLEENAEEFVRSFVQKGGQ; encoded by the coding sequence ATGGCGACCAAGGACACCGGCGGCGGGCAGGCGCAGGCCCGCAAGTCCGAGCAGACCGAAGAGGTCACCGAGACCACCGAGACCTCGGACCTGCAGGAGCGCCACGAGAAGCTCACCGACGACGTGGAGTCGATGCTCGACGAGATCGACGAGGTCCTCGAGGAGAACGCCGAGGAATTCGTTCGGTCCTTCGTGCAAAAGGGCGGCCAGTAG
- the dop gene encoding depupylase/deamidase Dop, with protein MSVWRVMGLETEYGVSVPGHPTANAMLTSSQVVNAYAAVTSRARRARWDFEEENPLRDARGFDLARDLADASQLTDEDVGLANVILTNGARLYVDHAHPEYSSPECTNPRDLVAWDKAGELIMAAAGEQAGRTPGTPPINLYKNNTDNKGASYGTHENYLMQRATPFADIVRHLTPFFVSRQVVAGSGRVGIGQDGRGQGFQISQRADFFEVEVGLETTLKRPIINTRDEPHADAEKYRRLHVIIGDANLSEVSTYLKLGTTALVLSMIEDSFLTGDLAVDGPVQALHQVSHDPTLTHLITLQNGRKLTAVQLQMEYCEQARKYVEDRYGADADDVTVDVLNRWESVLTRLTTDRNSLARELDWVAKLELFDGYRERDGLDWSAPRLHLVDLQYSDVRPDKGLYNKLASKGRFERIVSDAKVSWAMTNPPEDTRAYFRGRCLDQYADSIAAASWDSVIFDLPGRDSLQRVPTLEPLRGTKAHVGALLDRCPTAEDLVRTLAGG; from the coding sequence ATGAGCGTGTGGCGGGTCATGGGCCTGGAGACCGAGTACGGGGTCTCGGTGCCTGGGCACCCGACCGCGAACGCGATGCTCACCTCGTCGCAGGTGGTGAACGCCTACGCCGCGGTGACCTCCCGGGCCCGCCGGGCGCGGTGGGACTTCGAGGAGGAGAACCCGCTGCGGGACGCCCGGGGCTTCGACCTCGCGCGCGACCTCGCGGACGCCTCCCAGCTCACCGACGAGGACGTCGGCCTCGCCAACGTCATCCTGACCAACGGCGCCCGGCTCTACGTCGACCACGCGCACCCGGAGTACTCCAGCCCGGAGTGCACGAACCCGCGTGACCTGGTGGCCTGGGACAAGGCCGGCGAGCTCATCATGGCCGCCGCGGGGGAGCAGGCCGGCCGGACGCCGGGAACGCCGCCGATCAACCTGTACAAGAACAACACCGACAACAAGGGCGCGTCCTACGGCACGCACGAGAACTACCTGATGCAGCGGGCGACGCCGTTCGCGGACATCGTCCGGCACCTGACGCCGTTCTTCGTGTCCCGCCAGGTCGTCGCCGGCTCCGGTCGCGTCGGCATCGGGCAGGACGGCCGTGGCCAGGGCTTCCAGATCTCCCAGCGCGCCGACTTCTTCGAGGTCGAGGTCGGGCTGGAGACCACGCTCAAGCGCCCGATCATCAACACCCGCGACGAGCCGCACGCCGACGCCGAGAAGTACCGGCGGCTGCACGTGATCATCGGCGACGCGAACCTCTCCGAGGTCTCGACCTACCTCAAGCTCGGCACCACCGCGCTCGTGCTGTCGATGATCGAGGACTCCTTCCTCACCGGTGACCTCGCCGTCGACGGCCCGGTGCAGGCGCTGCACCAGGTCTCGCACGACCCGACGCTCACCCACCTGATCACCCTGCAGAACGGCCGCAAGCTCACCGCCGTCCAGCTGCAGATGGAGTACTGCGAGCAGGCCCGCAAGTACGTCGAGGACCGCTACGGCGCCGACGCCGACGACGTGACCGTCGACGTCCTCAACCGCTGGGAGTCCGTCCTCACCCGGCTCACGACCGACCGGAACAGCCTCGCGCGCGAACTGGACTGGGTCGCCAAGCTCGAGCTGTTCGACGGCTACCGCGAGCGCGACGGTCTCGACTGGAGCGCCCCGCGCCTGCACCTGGTCGACCTGCAGTACTCCGACGTCCGCCCGGACAAGGGCCTGTACAACAAGCTCGCCTCGAAGGGTCGCTTCGAGCGGATCGTCTCCGACGCGAAGGTCTCCTGGGCGATGACCAACCCGCCCGAGGACACCCGGGCCTACTTCCGCGGCCGCTGCCTCGACCAGTACGCGGACTCCATCGCCGCGGCGTCCTGGGACTCGGTCATCTTCGACCTGCCCGGCCGCGACTCCCTCCAGCGCGTCCCGACCCTGGAGCCGCTGCGGGGCACCAAGGCCCACGTCGGCGCCCTGCTCGACCGTTGCCCCACGGCCGAGGATCTGGTTCGGACCCTCGCCGGCGGCTGA
- a CDS encoding SRPBCC domain-containing protein yields the protein MTTTRVTRFVAAPPAAVYAAILDPEAVQHWMVPDGMTSEVHRFDAREGGEFEISLTHDNPAILGKTAGATDSFAGHFAELVPGQAVVQVVEFETEDPAMAGPMTIRYLLHERDGGTEVEGVHENLPPGVAPAENELGWRISLGKLAALLEG from the coding sequence ATGACCACCACCCGCGTCACCCGGTTCGTCGCCGCCCCGCCGGCGGCGGTCTACGCCGCGATCCTCGACCCCGAGGCCGTCCAGCACTGGATGGTCCCGGACGGCATGACCAGCGAGGTCCACCGCTTCGACGCCCGCGAGGGCGGGGAGTTCGAGATCTCGCTGACCCACGACAACCCCGCGATCCTCGGCAAGACGGCGGGCGCCACCGACTCCTTCGCCGGCCACTTCGCCGAGCTGGTCCCGGGCCAGGCGGTCGTGCAGGTCGTCGAGTTCGAGACCGAGGACCCGGCGATGGCCGGCCCGATGACGATCCGCTACCTCCTCCACGAGCGGGACGGCGGCACCGAGGTCGAAGGCGTCCACGAGAACCTCCCGCCCGGCGTCGCCCCCGCCGAGAACGAACTCGGCTGGCGGATCTCCCTGGGCAAGCTCGCGGCGCTCCTCGAAGGGTGA
- a CDS encoding VOC family protein has product MLTSGFDHVAVLTADTDAFVEFFEDVFEARVLGRPEMPPGMRLTLLKVGPDAEFNVFQIDGNDEAARQTPMGGRGRLDHFGLRAPSLENFTTVRERLIARGATDGFVTDFGPVLSCFFIGPDGLECEVCVENPDWDSAGFHPPGTPARRFHPEAA; this is encoded by the coding sequence ATGCTGACCAGCGGGTTCGACCACGTCGCGGTGCTGACCGCGGACACGGACGCGTTCGTGGAGTTCTTCGAGGACGTCTTCGAGGCCCGGGTGCTGGGCCGCCCCGAGATGCCCCCGGGCATGCGCCTGACGCTGCTGAAGGTCGGGCCCGACGCGGAGTTCAACGTGTTCCAGATCGACGGCAACGACGAGGCCGCGCGGCAGACGCCGATGGGCGGCCGGGGCCGGCTCGACCACTTCGGGCTGCGGGCGCCGTCGCTGGAGAACTTCACGACGGTCCGCGAGCGCCTGATCGCCCGGGGCGCGACCGACGGGTTCGTCACCGACTTCGGGCCCGTGCTGTCCTGCTTCTTCATCGGGCCGGACGGCCTGGAGTGCGAGGTGTGCGTCGAGAACCCGGACTGGGACTCGGCCGGCTTCCACCCGCCCGGCACCCCGGCCCGGCGCTTCCACCCCGAGGCGGCATGA
- the arc gene encoding proteasome ATPase — MRIVTESDDRSARGDADLLSQVAFLEQEVAVLRRRLTEAPRHSRQLEDRIVELQTQLSGTSAQNERLVATLREAREQIVALKEEVDRLAQPPSGYGVYLGAGEDGTVDVFTGGRKLRVAISPEIDVDSLQPGREVMLNEALNVVRVMEWERTGDVVMLKEIMEDGERALVIGHTDEERVVFLADSLKGEPIRVGDSLLLESRSGFVYERVPKAEVEELVLEEVPDIDYTSIGGLAGQIEQIRDAVELPYLHRDLFIEHKLRPPKGVLLYGPPGCGKTLIAKAVANSLAKKVAEHTGRPEGKSFFLNIKGPELLNKYVGETERHIRLVFQRAREKASEGTPVIVFFDEMDSLFRTRGSGVSSDVENTIVPQLLSEIDGVEGLENVVVIGASNREDMIDPAILRPGRLDVKIKIERPDAEAAKDIFGKYIVEELPLHEEDLAEHGGNRAATVTSMIQRTVERMYADNEENRFLEVTYANGDKEVLYFKDFNSGAMIENIVNRAKKMAIKDWLDHGQRGIRISHLMAACVDEFKENEDLPNTTNPDDWARISGKKGERIVYIRTLISGKQGAEAGRAIDTVANTGQYL, encoded by the coding sequence GTGAGGATCGTGACCGAATCGGACGATCGCAGCGCGCGCGGTGACGCCGACCTGCTCAGCCAGGTTGCATTCCTGGAACAGGAGGTGGCGGTGCTCCGCCGGCGCCTGACCGAGGCGCCGCGGCACTCCCGCCAGCTCGAGGACCGGATCGTCGAGCTCCAGACCCAGCTCTCCGGGACCAGTGCGCAGAACGAGCGCCTGGTCGCGACCCTCCGCGAGGCGCGCGAGCAGATCGTCGCGCTGAAGGAGGAGGTCGACCGGCTCGCCCAACCGCCGTCCGGTTACGGCGTCTACCTGGGTGCCGGCGAGGACGGGACCGTGGACGTCTTCACCGGCGGTCGCAAGCTCCGCGTGGCGATCAGCCCGGAGATCGACGTCGACAGCCTGCAGCCGGGCCGCGAGGTCATGCTCAACGAGGCGCTGAACGTCGTGCGCGTCATGGAGTGGGAGCGCACCGGCGACGTCGTGATGCTCAAGGAGATCATGGAGGACGGCGAGCGCGCCCTCGTGATCGGGCACACCGACGAGGAGCGCGTGGTCTTCCTCGCCGACTCGCTCAAGGGCGAGCCGATCCGTGTCGGCGACTCGCTGCTGCTCGAGTCGCGCTCCGGGTTCGTCTACGAGCGGGTTCCGAAGGCCGAGGTCGAGGAGCTCGTCCTCGAAGAGGTGCCGGACATCGACTACACCTCGATCGGTGGCCTCGCCGGCCAGATCGAGCAGATCCGTGACGCGGTCGAGCTGCCGTACCTGCACCGCGACCTGTTCATCGAGCACAAGCTCCGGCCGCCGAAGGGTGTGCTGCTCTACGGCCCGCCCGGATGCGGCAAGACGCTGATCGCCAAGGCGGTCGCGAACAGCCTCGCCAAGAAGGTCGCCGAGCACACCGGCCGCCCGGAGGGGAAGTCCTTCTTCCTCAACATCAAGGGCCCGGAGCTGCTCAACAAGTACGTCGGTGAGACCGAGCGCCACATCCGCCTCGTGTTCCAGCGGGCGCGGGAGAAGGCGTCCGAGGGCACGCCGGTCATCGTGTTCTTCGACGAGATGGACTCGCTGTTCCGCACCCGTGGCTCCGGCGTCTCCTCGGACGTCGAGAACACGATCGTGCCGCAGCTGCTCTCGGAGATCGACGGTGTCGAGGGCCTGGAGAACGTGGTCGTCATCGGTGCCTCGAACCGTGAGGACATGATCGACCCCGCGATCCTGCGCCCGGGCCGGCTCGACGTGAAGATCAAGATCGAGCGCCCTGACGCCGAGGCCGCCAAGGACATCTTCGGCAAGTACATCGTCGAGGAACTGCCGCTGCACGAGGAGGACCTCGCCGAGCACGGTGGCAACCGCGCGGCGACCGTCACCTCGATGATCCAGCGGACCGTCGAGCGCATGTACGCCGACAACGAGGAGAACCGCTTCCTCGAGGTCACGTACGCCAACGGTGACAAGGAAGTCCTGTACTTCAAGGACTTCAACTCCGGCGCCATGATCGAGAACATCGTCAACCGCGCGAAGAAGATGGCCATCAAGGACTGGCTGGACCACGGCCAGCGGGGCATCCGCATCAGCCACCTGATGGCCGCGTGCGTCGACGAGTTCAAGGAGAACGAGGACCTGCCCAACACCACGAACCCGGACGACTGGGCTCGTATCTCGGGCAAGAAGGGCGAGCGGATCGTCTACATCCGTACGCTCATCTCGGGCAAGCAGGGTGCCGAGGCCGGCCGCGCGATCGACACCGTCGCGAACACCGGGCAGTACCTCTAG
- a CDS encoding tRNA (adenine-N1)-methyltransferase, whose product MNAHRGPFEEGDLVQLTDPKGRHSTFTLQAGKTYHSHKGNFAHDELIGAPEGTVVRTNGGQDYLALRPLLSDFVLSMPRGATVVYPKDAAQIVGMADIFPGARVLEAGAGSGALSCSLLRAVGTEGRVSSYERREDFAKIARKNVERFFGGPHPAWELTVGDLVQAVPENPADAEVDRVVLDMLAPWECIDVVAERLVPGGVFCCYVATTTQLSRLVEDLRATKAFTEPAAWETLVRTWHVEGLAVRPDHRMIGHTGFLVTTRRMAPGVPAPTRRRRPAKGAYGDEGEVSVEREGPFRPPLP is encoded by the coding sequence ATGAACGCGCACCGGGGGCCCTTCGAGGAGGGTGACCTCGTCCAGCTGACCGACCCGAAGGGCCGGCACAGCACCTTCACCCTCCAGGCGGGGAAGACCTACCACTCGCACAAGGGGAACTTCGCCCACGACGAGCTGATCGGCGCGCCCGAGGGCACCGTGGTGCGGACGAACGGCGGGCAGGACTACCTGGCCCTGCGCCCCCTGCTCAGCGACTTCGTGCTCTCCATGCCCCGGGGCGCGACCGTCGTGTACCCGAAGGACGCCGCCCAGATCGTGGGGATGGCCGACATCTTCCCGGGCGCCCGGGTGCTCGAGGCGGGCGCCGGCTCCGGGGCCCTGAGCTGCTCGCTGCTGCGCGCGGTCGGCACCGAGGGGCGGGTCTCGTCCTACGAGCGCCGCGAGGACTTCGCGAAGATCGCCCGCAAGAACGTCGAGCGGTTCTTCGGCGGCCCGCACCCGGCCTGGGAGCTCACGGTGGGGGACCTGGTCCAGGCCGTGCCGGAGAACCCGGCCGACGCCGAGGTCGACCGCGTCGTGCTCGACATGCTCGCCCCCTGGGAGTGCATCGACGTCGTCGCGGAGCGGCTCGTCCCCGGCGGGGTGTTCTGCTGCTACGTCGCGACGACGACGCAGCTGTCGCGTCTGGTCGAGGACCTGCGCGCGACGAAGGCCTTCACCGAACCGGCCGCCTGGGAGACGCTCGTGCGCACCTGGCACGTGGAGGGCCTGGCCGTCCGGCCCGACCACCGGATGATCGGCCACACCGGTTTCCTCGTCACGACACGCCGGATGGCACCCGGAGTGCCGGCTCCGACACGCCGTCGGCGCCCGGCAAAGGGTGCATATGGGGACGAGGGAGAGGTATCAGTGGAGCGCGAAGGGCCCTTCCGACCTCCACTTCCGTGA
- a CDS encoding response regulator transcription factor yields MPRVLLVDDNALVRRLLREQLHARGALSVVGEAGDAESAVKLAAELTPDLVVLDLSMPGSDGFTTISEVRAAAPGAKVVVISGFAAHEVEERVLAAGAAAYVEKGLRTDFSQALLSVLPG; encoded by the coding sequence GTGCCGAGGGTGCTGCTCGTCGACGACAACGCACTCGTCCGTCGGCTGCTGCGCGAGCAGCTGCACGCGCGGGGCGCGCTGTCCGTCGTCGGGGAGGCCGGCGACGCGGAGTCCGCGGTGAAGCTCGCGGCCGAGCTCACCCCCGACCTCGTCGTGCTCGACCTCTCGATGCCCGGCTCGGACGGGTTCACCACGATCAGCGAGGTCCGCGCCGCCGCGCCGGGCGCCAAGGTGGTCGTGATCTCAGGCTTCGCGGCGCACGAGGTGGAGGAGCGCGTCCTCGCCGCCGGCGCGGCCGCCTACGTGGAGAAGGGGCTGCGGACCGACTTCTCCCAGGCCCTGCTCTCGGTGCTGCCGGGCTGA
- a CDS encoding site-2 protease family protein — protein MTEQVPERPSGWLVGRIRGVPVYVAPSWVIIALLITLMFAPTVGYHIPEIEGGKYGVSFTYAVLLYVSVLIHELGHAFTAMRFGIPVTRITLQLLGGVTEMSRESNSPKREFAIAGAGPALSLVLGVAAWGAIQLLGGDPGGLDGATAAGNPDDSVRMRIVLELLDALMYANIAVGLFNLLPGLPLDGGIMLRSALWGASGHANRATISAGHIGRVLAVVVFFIPIGLDVAAGRDPDVISVVWGGLLGGFIWFGATASLRSAQIREKLPSLGARTMARRALPVETGLPLAEALRRAGAFGATGLVVVDATGEPVGLVNEAAVVATPEQRRPWVAVETLARRLEPGLRVSADLTGEALIRYLDATPATEYLVVEADGSVVGVLATADVRRAVEA, from the coding sequence GTGACCGAGCAGGTGCCGGAACGCCCGTCCGGCTGGCTGGTCGGCCGCATCCGCGGGGTGCCGGTCTACGTGGCGCCGTCCTGGGTGATCATCGCGCTCCTGATCACGCTGATGTTCGCCCCGACGGTGGGCTACCACATCCCCGAGATCGAGGGCGGCAAGTACGGAGTCTCCTTCACCTACGCGGTGCTGCTCTACGTCTCGGTCCTGATCCACGAGCTCGGGCACGCATTCACCGCGATGCGGTTCGGGATCCCGGTCACCCGGATCACCCTTCAGCTCCTCGGCGGGGTGACCGAGATGAGCCGGGAGTCGAACTCTCCGAAGCGGGAGTTCGCCATCGCCGGGGCCGGTCCGGCGCTCTCGCTCGTCCTCGGCGTCGCGGCGTGGGGCGCGATTCAGCTGCTCGGCGGCGACCCGGGCGGGCTCGACGGGGCCACCGCGGCCGGCAACCCCGACGACTCGGTCCGGATGCGGATCGTCCTCGAACTGCTCGACGCGCTGATGTACGCCAACATCGCCGTCGGCCTGTTCAACCTGCTCCCGGGGCTCCCGCTCGACGGCGGGATCATGCTCCGCTCGGCGCTGTGGGGAGCCTCCGGACACGCGAACCGGGCCACGATCTCGGCCGGGCACATCGGCCGCGTCCTGGCCGTCGTCGTCTTCTTCATCCCGATCGGCCTCGACGTCGCCGCCGGCCGCGACCCCGACGTCATCTCCGTGGTCTGGGGCGGTCTGCTCGGCGGGTTCATCTGGTTCGGGGCCACGGCGTCGCTGCGCAGCGCCCAGATCCGGGAGAAGCTGCCCAGCCTCGGCGCCCGCACCATGGCGCGCCGGGCCCTTCCGGTCGAGACGGGCCTGCCGCTGGCCGAGGCCCTGCGCCGGGCCGGCGCGTTCGGCGCGACCGGGCTGGTCGTCGTGGACGCGACGGGGGAACCGGTCGGCCTGGTGAACGAGGCGGCGGTCGTCGCGACCCCCGAGCAGCGTCGGCCCTGGGTGGCCGTCGAGACTCTGGCCCGGCGCCTGGAGCCCGGGCTGCGGGTGTCGGCCGACCTCACCGGGGAAGCCCTGATCCGCTATCTCGACGCGACCCCGGCGACCGAGTACCTGGTCGTCGAGGCGGACGGATCGGTCGTCGGCGTCCTCGCCACCGCCGACGTCCGCCGCGCGGTCGAGGCGTGA
- a CDS encoding ABC transporter ATP-binding protein — protein MAAYCVGLTKRYGTGDTAVTALDNVDVQFASGQFTAIMGPSGSGKSTLMHCMAGLDAATSGAVFIGDIQLNALDDRRLTRLRRDRIGFIFQAYNLVPTLTALENITLPSDIAGHPIDQQWLSAVVDTLGLRDRLKHRPTELSGGQQQRVACARALAGRPAIIFADEPTGNLDSRTGAEVLSFLRESVRRTGQTIAMVTHDPSAAAYADRVLFLADGRIVDEMLDPNAEAVLERMKAFEADIPHPEVVWADPPPMPEPVPIGVDPTVAPPPPPATAPVLPPPPVAPPGTPIAPAAGPMNPPAPVPPPPAPASSNGPVGAASPAARTADGTPDPIDMANWTDADWDTWLARKQAEAGGA, from the coding sequence GTGGCCGCCTACTGTGTCGGCCTGACCAAGAGGTACGGAACCGGCGACACCGCCGTCACGGCCCTGGACAACGTCGACGTGCAGTTCGCCTCGGGCCAGTTCACGGCGATCATGGGCCCCTCGGGCTCGGGCAAGTCGACGCTGATGCACTGCATGGCCGGGCTCGACGCGGCCACCTCCGGCGCGGTGTTCATCGGCGACATCCAGCTCAACGCCCTCGACGACCGGCGCCTGACCCGCCTGCGCCGCGACCGGATCGGCTTCATCTTCCAGGCCTACAACCTGGTGCCGACGCTGACGGCCCTGGAGAACATCACTCTGCCGTCGGACATCGCCGGGCACCCGATCGACCAGCAGTGGCTCTCGGCGGTCGTCGACACCCTCGGCCTGCGCGACCGGCTCAAGCACCGCCCGACCGAGCTCTCCGGCGGTCAGCAGCAGCGCGTCGCCTGCGCCCGGGCCCTCGCCGGCCGGCCGGCGATCATCTTCGCCGACGAGCCCACCGGCAACCTGGACTCCCGGACCGGCGCCGAGGTCCTCTCGTTCCTGCGCGAGTCGGTCCGCCGGACGGGCCAGACCATCGCGATGGTCACCCACGACCCCAGCGCCGCCGCCTACGCCGACCGGGTCCTGTTCCTCGCCGACGGCCGCATCGTCGACGAGATGCTCGACCCGAACGCCGAGGCGGTCCTGGAGCGGATGAAGGCCTTCGAGGCCGACATCCCCCACCCCGAGGTCGTCTGGGCCGACCCGCCCCCGATGCCCGAGCCCGTCCCGATCGGCGTCGACCCGACCGTCGCACCCCCGCCGCCCCCGGCGACGGCTCCGGTTCTCCCGCCGCCCCCGGTGGCGCCGCCCGGAACCCCGATCGCCCCTGCGGCCGGTCCGATGAACCCGCCGGCCCCGGTGCCGCCGCCCCCGGCTCCCGCGTCCTCGAACGGTCCGGTCGGGGCCGCGAGCCCGGCGGCCCGGACGGCCGACGGCACGCCCGACCCGATCGACATGGCGAACTGGACCGACGCGGACTGGGACACTTGGCTCGCTCGCAAGCAGGCCGAAGCCGGCGGGGCCTGA